One segment of Polaribacter huanghezhanensis DNA contains the following:
- the fahA gene encoding fumarylacetoacetase: protein MKLTANNPNRKSWLDVSKDSDFPIQNIPFGVFITKDDIITIGTRIGDYAIDLGALHQLGYFEGIPLTDDIFLQDSLNDFIADGRKTWRLVRNRIAELFDVTKSGLRDHKEHKAEIIFRMKEVEMLLPVSVGDYTDFYASKEHATNVGTLFRDPENALMPNWLHVPIGYHGRSSSIIPSGTPVRRPYGQSKPAEGTNTPGFGPSKLLDFELEMAFITTDSNTLGDRIAIEEAEEYIFGMVLFNDWSARDIQAWEYQPLGPFLGKNFASTISPWIVTLDALEPFRTDNPKQVHEPLPYLKVDGQKSYDIKLQVGIQPEGKEETVVANSNFKYMYWTMVQQLAHHTVNGCPVEAGDMMGSGTISGPTKDSYGSMLELSWRGQNPIKLNDGSERKFINDNDTVIMRAYCENDERRIGFGECTGKVLPAIPFKK from the coding sequence ATGAAATTAACTGCTAATAATCCCAATAGAAAATCGTGGCTTGATGTTTCTAAAGATTCCGATTTCCCAATTCAAAACATACCGTTTGGTGTGTTTATTACCAAAGATGATATCATTACCATCGGAACAAGGATCGGAGATTACGCCATCGACTTGGGTGCCTTGCATCAATTAGGATACTTTGAAGGGATTCCGCTTACAGACGATATCTTTTTGCAAGATTCGTTAAATGATTTTATTGCCGACGGCCGTAAAACATGGCGTTTAGTGCGTAACAGAATTGCAGAGCTTTTTGATGTTACTAAAAGTGGTTTGCGAGATCATAAAGAACACAAAGCTGAGATTATTTTTAGAATGAAAGAAGTAGAAATGTTATTGCCAGTTTCTGTAGGCGATTACACAGACTTTTATGCTAGTAAAGAACACGCTACCAATGTAGGTACTTTATTCCGTGATCCAGAAAACGCGTTGATGCCTAACTGGTTGCACGTACCTATTGGCTATCACGGTAGAAGCTCTTCTATCATTCCGTCTGGCACACCGGTTAGAAGACCTTATGGACAATCGAAACCTGCAGAAGGTACCAATACGCCAGGCTTTGGCCCGTCTAAATTGTTAGACTTTGAACTAGAAATGGCATTTATCACTACAGATTCTAATACGTTGGGAGACCGAATTGCTATTGAAGAAGCAGAAGAATACATCTTTGGAATGGTATTGTTTAACGACTGGTCGGCAAGAGATATACAAGCGTGGGAATACCAACCTTTGGGCCCTTTCTTAGGGAAAAACTTTGCCTCTACCATTTCTCCTTGGATTGTAACCTTAGATGCTTTAGAGCCTTTTAGAACGGACAATCCGAAGCAAGTACATGAGCCTTTGCCGTATTTAAAAGTAGATGGACAAAAAAGTTACGACATTAAATTGCAAGTAGGCATACAACCAGAAGGAAAAGAAGAAACGGTGGTTGCCAACTCTAACTTTAAATATATGTATTGGACCATGGTGCAACAATTAGCGCATCATACCGTAAATGGTTGTCCGGTAGAAGCTGGAGACATGATGGGATCTGGTACTATTTCTGGCCCAACAAAAGACAGTTATGGTTCTATGCTAGAATTGTCTTGGCGTGGACAAAACCCTATCAAATTAAACGATGGTTCTGAACGTAAGTTTATCAATGATAATGACACGGTTATTATGCGTGCGTATTGTGAAAACGACGAACGTAGAATTGGTTTTGGTGAGTGTACTGGTAAAGTATTGCCTGCGATTCCTTTTAAGAAATAG
- the ytxJ gene encoding bacillithiol system redox-active protein YtxJ, with amino-acid sequence MSLFKNIFKSTSDEDKKEQSNVNWIPLTSLDQLAEIKNQSKTETVLIFKHSTRCGISRMVIKQFEKKFATSGKKMPLYYLDLLNYRALSDEVGYAFQVLHQSPQMLVIKDGVLVGHASHYDILELDY; translated from the coding sequence ATGAGTTTATTTAAAAACATCTTTAAAAGCACTTCAGATGAGGATAAAAAGGAACAATCTAATGTAAATTGGATTCCACTAACTTCATTAGATCAATTAGCAGAAATCAAAAATCAATCTAAAACTGAAACAGTTTTAATTTTTAAGCACTCAACACGCTGTGGAATTAGCAGAATGGTAATTAAACAATTTGAAAAGAAGTTTGCTACATCAGGTAAAAAAATGCCTTTGTATTATTTGGATTTGCTAAATTATAGAGCACTTTCTGATGAAGTTGGTTATGCGTTTCAGGTGCTGCATCAATCTCCGCAAATGCTTGTTATCAAAGACGGAGTTTTAGTTGGGCATGCATCGCATTATGATATTCTCGAACTTGATTATTAG
- the clpB gene encoding ATP-dependent chaperone ClpB, with protein MNFNNYTIKSQETIQQAQQLAQSYGHNQIENEHLFKALLEVDENVLPFLLKKLNCNVDILKQLLEKQLESFSKVTGAEITLSREASKTLTEAAIIAKNMKDEYVSIEHIILAIFGSKSTIAQILKDQGLTEKGLKEAINELRKGDRVTSQSAEENYNALNKYAKNLNQLARDGKLDPVIGRDEEIRRLLQILSRRTKNNPILVGEPGTGKTAIAEGLAHRIIDGDIPENLKDKQIFALDMGALIAGAKYKGEFEERLKAVIKEVTDADGDIVLFIDEIHTLVGAGGGQGAMDAANILKPALARGELRAIGATTLDEYQKYFEKDKALERRFQKVIVNEPDTESAISILRGIKEKYETHHKVRIKDDAIIGAVELSQRYITNRFLPDKAIDLMDEAAAKMRMEINSKPEELDVLDRKVMQLEIEIEAIKRENDKAKLKSLNADLANLKEERNEINAKWQSEKSIVDGIQTIKTDIENAKLEADKAERNGDYGKVAEIRYGTIKDLQEQLEAQQILLDEKGDNTLIKEEVTYEDIAEVVAKWTGIPVTKMLQSDREKLLRLETELHKRVVGQEEAIEAVSDAVRRSRAGLQNPNKPIGSFLFLGTTGVGKTELAKTLASYLFDDENAMTRIDMSEYQERHSVSRLIGAPPGYVGYDEGGQLTEAVRRKPYSVVLLDEIEKAHPDTFNILLQVLDEGHLTDNKGRIADFKNTIIIMTSNMGSQIIMDKFSDPKADIESVTELAKIEVLGLLKQTVRPEFINRIDDIVMFTPLTKKDIISIVKLQLDMVKKTIAKQEITLDATDEAIEYLANKGYQPEFGARPVKRVIQKEVLNQLSKDILAGKVTTDSMILLDAFDEQLVFRNQGA; from the coding sequence ATGAATTTTAATAATTATACCATAAAATCACAAGAAACCATACAACAAGCGCAACAGCTTGCGCAAAGTTATGGACACAATCAAATAGAAAACGAGCACCTCTTTAAAGCCCTTTTAGAAGTGGATGAAAACGTGTTGCCTTTTTTATTAAAGAAACTCAATTGTAATGTAGATATTCTTAAACAATTGTTAGAAAAACAATTAGAAAGCTTTTCTAAAGTTACAGGTGCAGAAATTACACTTTCTAGAGAGGCATCAAAAACCTTAACAGAAGCTGCTATTATTGCAAAAAACATGAAGGATGAGTACGTGTCTATAGAACACATCATCTTGGCAATCTTTGGCTCTAAAAGCACCATTGCACAAATTTTAAAAGACCAAGGACTTACAGAAAAAGGCCTAAAAGAAGCCATTAACGAACTCCGTAAAGGCGATCGAGTAACGTCTCAAAGTGCAGAAGAAAACTACAATGCGTTAAATAAATATGCGAAGAACTTAAATCAGTTAGCACGCGATGGCAAGTTAGACCCAGTAATTGGTAGAGATGAAGAAATACGTCGTTTGTTACAAATCTTATCGCGTAGAACCAAGAACAATCCGATATTAGTTGGAGAACCAGGAACTGGAAAAACCGCGATTGCAGAAGGATTGGCACACCGTATTATAGATGGTGATATCCCTGAAAACCTAAAAGACAAGCAAATTTTTGCGTTGGATATGGGTGCTTTAATTGCAGGAGCAAAATACAAAGGAGAGTTTGAAGAACGCCTAAAAGCAGTGATTAAAGAAGTAACAGACGCAGACGGAGATATTGTATTGTTTATTGATGAGATACACACGTTAGTTGGAGCTGGTGGCGGACAAGGCGCTATGGATGCAGCAAATATTTTAAAACCTGCTTTGGCGCGTGGTGAATTGCGTGCTATTGGTGCCACTACTCTAGATGAGTATCAGAAATACTTTGAAAAGGACAAAGCATTAGAGCGTCGTTTTCAAAAAGTAATTGTAAACGAACCCGATACAGAAAGTGCCATTTCTATTTTAAGAGGAATTAAAGAAAAGTATGAAACTCACCACAAAGTACGCATTAAAGATGATGCCATTATAGGTGCGGTAGAATTGTCGCAACGCTACATTACCAATCGTTTTTTACCAGATAAGGCAATCGATTTAATGGATGAAGCTGCGGCTAAAATGCGCATGGAAATCAACTCGAAGCCAGAAGAGCTAGATGTGCTAGACAGAAAAGTAATGCAACTAGAGATAGAGATTGAAGCCATCAAACGAGAAAATGACAAGGCAAAGTTAAAGTCTCTAAATGCAGACTTGGCAAATCTAAAAGAAGAGCGCAACGAAATCAATGCAAAATGGCAAAGCGAAAAGAGTATTGTTGACGGGATCCAAACCATTAAAACCGATATCGAAAATGCCAAGTTAGAAGCTGATAAAGCAGAACGTAATGGTGATTATGGTAAAGTAGCAGAAATAAGATACGGAACCATTAAAGACTTGCAAGAACAATTAGAAGCGCAACAAATATTGCTTGATGAGAAGGGAGACAACACCTTAATTAAAGAAGAAGTAACCTATGAAGATATTGCAGAAGTAGTTGCAAAATGGACAGGAATACCTGTGACCAAAATGCTACAATCTGATCGCGAAAAGTTGTTGCGTTTAGAAACGGAGTTGCACAAACGTGTGGTTGGACAAGAAGAAGCCATTGAAGCGGTTTCTGATGCAGTGAGACGCTCTAGAGCAGGATTGCAAAATCCGAATAAACCCATAGGATCGTTCTTGTTTTTAGGAACTACCGGAGTTGGAAAAACAGAATTGGCAAAAACATTGGCAAGTTATTTATTTGATGATGAAAACGCCATGACCAGAATTGATATGAGTGAGTACCAAGAACGTCATTCGGTAAGTAGATTGATTGGAGCACCTCCTGGATATGTGGGGTATGATGAAGGCGGACAATTGACAGAAGCAGTGCGTAGAAAACCGTATTCTGTGGTGTTGTTGGATGAGATTGAAAAAGCGCATCCAGATACGTTTAACATCTTATTGCAAGTGCTGGATGAAGGACATTTGACTGATAATAAAGGTCGGATTGCAGATTTTAAGAACACGATTATCATCATGACCTCTAATATGGGAAGTCAGATTATTATGGATAAATTTAGTGATCCGAAAGCAGATATTGAGTCGGTTACAGAATTGGCAAAGATTGAAGTGTTAGGCTTGTTAAAGCAAACAGTACGACCAGAGTTTATCAACAGAATAGATGATATTGTGATGTTTACTCCGTTAACGAAGAAAGACATTATTTCGATTGTAAAACTACAATTGGACATGGTAAAGAAAACGATTGCAAAGCAAGAAATTACCTTAGATGCAACCGATGAAGCGATTGAATATTTAGCAAATAAAGGTTATCAACCAGAATTTGGAGCAAGACCTGTAAAGCGTGTAATCCAAAAAGAAGTACTAAATCAGTTGTCTAAAGATATTTTGGCAGGTAAAGTAACCACAGACAGCATGATACTATTAGATGCTTTTGATGAGCAATTGGTTTTTAGAAACCAAGGGGCTTAA
- a CDS encoding Hsp20/alpha crystallin family protein, which translates to MLAKRTDAPFVPTLFNDLFRDWSTTNFSETNTTLPAVNIKETQDEFIVDVAVPGMEKKDFKIDLDNDVLTISSEKTVTNEESKENYTRKEYSYRSFKRSFTLPQGIVNRDKIEAVYKSGELKITIPKLEEAKPKPIQLIEVK; encoded by the coding sequence ATGTTAGCAAAAAGAACCGATGCACCCTTTGTACCAACTCTTTTTAATGATTTATTTAGAGATTGGTCTACCACCAATTTTTCTGAGACAAATACTACATTGCCTGCAGTAAACATTAAAGAAACCCAAGATGAGTTTATTGTAGATGTAGCAGTGCCAGGAATGGAGAAAAAAGATTTTAAAATTGATTTAGACAATGATGTTTTAACCATTTCTTCAGAGAAAACAGTAACCAACGAGGAGTCTAAAGAAAACTATACGAGAAAAGAATATAGTTATAGATCTTTTAAAAGAAGCTTTACGCTACCACAAGGAATTGTAAACAGAGATAAAATTGAAGCTGTTTATAAAAGCGGAGAACTTAAAATTACCATTCCTAAATTAGAGGAGGCAAAACCTAAGCCTATTCAATTAATTGAAGTTAAATAA
- a CDS encoding histidine phosphatase family protein, with protein MKKYVFLIIFAMGTFASFAQEKDDVITTYYLIHHAEKNRAVEGDKDPFLTIKGTARAKHWADVLSTANIDMVYTTNYNRTKETAQPTATQNGLRLYMYDPKNMYDEGFKFNTKGKNVLIVGHSNTTNAFANKILGKKKYDEIADDNNSNLYIVTVTKSGATSVLLKVDN; from the coding sequence ATGAAAAAATACGTATTCCTTATTATTTTTGCGATGGGTACCTTCGCAAGTTTTGCTCAAGAAAAAGACGACGTCATTACTACCTATTACTTAATTCATCATGCAGAAAAAAACAGAGCTGTTGAAGGCGATAAAGATCCTTTTTTAACGATAAAAGGAACTGCACGTGCTAAACATTGGGCAGATGTACTTTCTACAGCAAACATAGATATGGTATATACCACTAACTATAACAGAACCAAAGAAACCGCACAACCAACTGCAACACAAAACGGATTAAGATTGTATATGTATGATCCGAAAAACATGTATGATGAAGGTTTTAAATTTAACACCAAAGGGAAAAATGTATTGATTGTTGGTCATAGCAATACTACCAATGCTTTTGCCAATAAGATATTAGGTAAAAAAAAATACGATGAGATTGCAGATGATAACAATAGCAATTTATATATTGTTACCGTTACTAAAAGTGGTGCTACTAGCGTATTGTTAAAGGTTGATAACTAG
- a CDS encoding DUF6503 family protein has protein sequence MRKFLFLVLIVFASCKQKDTSFTAQQIIDKSFIATGADKVANAQIEFTFRDKEYLALRKKNGFFSLIRNQQKEGDGTISDIITNNGFQRELNGHKIPVLDSMAVKYTGSVNSVHYFSVLPYGLNDAAVQKKLLEETSINQKPYYKVQISFAEDGGGEDFDDIFIYWIDKKNFKVDYLAYSFHENGGGMRFREATNERFVNGIRFVDYNNYKPKNASTKLENLDKAFQDNELVKLSEINLENLKVKILN, from the coding sequence ATGCGTAAATTTTTATTCTTAGTATTAATTGTGTTTGCTTCGTGTAAACAAAAAGACACTTCGTTCACTGCTCAACAAATAATTGATAAATCTTTTATAGCAACGGGTGCAGACAAAGTAGCCAACGCACAAATTGAATTTACTTTTAGAGATAAAGAATATTTAGCGCTTAGAAAAAAGAATGGTTTTTTTTCTTTAATCAGAAATCAACAAAAAGAAGGTGACGGAACGATCTCAGACATTATTACCAATAATGGTTTTCAAAGAGAACTCAACGGACATAAGATTCCGGTTTTAGATTCTATGGCGGTAAAATACACAGGTTCTGTAAATTCTGTCCATTACTTTTCTGTATTGCCTTACGGACTAAATGATGCTGCTGTACAAAAGAAACTCTTAGAAGAAACCAGCATCAATCAAAAGCCGTATTATAAAGTGCAAATTAGTTTTGCTGAAGATGGAGGTGGAGAGGACTTTGATGATATCTTTATCTATTGGATTGATAAAAAAAACTTTAAAGTTGATTATTTAGCCTATTCGTTTCATGAAAATGGTGGCGGAATGCGGTTTAGAGAAGCCACCAATGAGCGTTTTGTAAACGGAATTCGTTTTGTTGATTATAACAACTACAAACCAAAAAATGCTTCAACTAAATTAGAAAATTTAGACAAAGCATTTCAAGATAATGAGTTGGTAAAGCTTTCAGAAATCAATCTAGAAAACCTAAAGGTTAAAATCTTAAACTAG
- the smpB gene encoding SsrA-binding protein SmpB, with protein MQKKINIQNKKARFEYEFLDTYTAGIQLTGTEIKSIRESKARITESFCEFNERGELFVINMFIEEYSHGNFYNHNPKSERRLLLNKRELKKLEKEVKNTGLTIVPLKLFLTDKGWAKLNIALAKGKKLHDKRETLKDRDNKRDLARIKKDF; from the coding sequence ATGCAAAAAAAAATAAACATACAGAATAAAAAAGCACGTTTTGAGTACGAGTTTTTAGATACTTATACAGCTGGAATTCAGTTAACAGGAACAGAAATAAAGTCTATTAGAGAAAGTAAAGCTCGAATTACTGAGAGTTTCTGTGAATTTAATGAACGTGGCGAATTGTTTGTGATTAATATGTTTATTGAAGAATATTCGCATGGTAATTTCTACAATCACAATCCGAAAAGCGAGCGAAGACTCCTTTTAAACAAACGTGAGCTAAAAAAATTAGAAAAAGAAGTTAAGAATACAGGACTGACCATTGTTCCACTTAAATTGTTTTTAACGGATAAAGGCTGGGCAAAACTTAACATTGCGTTGGCAAAAGGTAAAAAACTGCACGACAAAAGAGAAACGCTAAAAGACAGAGATAATAAACGCGATTTAGCGCGTATAAAAAAGGACTTTTAG
- a CDS encoding geranylgeranylglycerol-phosphate geranylgeranyltransferase — protein sequence MVLLTMVLTKYAIINSFTSAASYIQFIVLAISTLFITAGGYIINDVFDVAADKINKPTKVFIETAISKKNALLFYIILTVLGLILGVYAAYANGNIIYSLFFIGTSTLLYWYSKSLKRIAIIGNIITAFLVALTIFIVYIFNIDNTKTASNLLEAIANFFTSISTTSVVFVYIIFAFFMTLIREIIKDIEDMKGDYVLKMRTLPILIGIRRTKNVVLFISSFVFLFLLLLLKEELLHIKLLLWYTVLFIILPFVWFLYALFTSKTTKDFHLISKVIKVIIFFGILSMALIKF from the coding sequence ATGGTTTTATTAACGATGGTTTTAACCAAATATGCCATTATCAATTCTTTTACTTCAGCTGCTTCTTATATTCAATTCATTGTATTAGCAATTAGCACTCTCTTTATTACTGCTGGCGGATACATTATTAATGATGTTTTTGATGTAGCAGCCGATAAAATAAACAAACCAACTAAAGTCTTTATAGAAACTGCTATTTCAAAAAAGAATGCGCTATTGTTTTATATAATCTTAACAGTTTTAGGATTGATTCTTGGTGTGTATGCAGCGTATGCTAATGGAAATATCATCTATTCACTTTTCTTTATAGGCACTAGTACACTACTATACTGGTATTCTAAATCGTTGAAAAGAATTGCTATTATTGGAAATATTATCACCGCATTTTTAGTGGCACTCACCATATTTATCGTGTATATTTTTAATATAGATAACACCAAAACCGCTTCCAACTTATTAGAAGCCATTGCTAATTTCTTCACTTCAATATCAACAACTAGTGTTGTTTTTGTCTATATTATCTTCGCTTTTTTTATGACACTGATTCGAGAAATTATTAAAGATATTGAAGACATGAAAGGAGATTATGTTTTAAAAATGAGAACATTACCTATTCTTATTGGAATTCGCAGAACTAAGAATGTAGTACTCTTTATTTCTTCTTTTGTATTTCTATTTTTGCTGCTACTTTTAAAAGAAGAATTGTTGCATATCAAATTGCTGCTTTGGTACACCGTTCTTTTTATCATTCTTCCTTTTGTGTGGTTTTTATATGCATTATTCACTTCAAAAACCACCAAAGATTTTCATTTGATCAGTAAAGTTATTAAGGTGATTATCTTTTTTGGAATTCTATCAATGGCACTCATCAAATTTTAA
- a CDS encoding Maf family nucleotide pyrophosphatase, translating to MLKEKLANHNIILASKSPRRQQFLKDLDLPFTIELKEVEEIYPPKLQGAEITDYLADLKSKPFTNLKENDVLITSDTIVWLNGKALGKPKDKAGAFKMLRALSGKKHEVITSVSIKGTNFQTIFNDTTDVYFKELTDAEINYYIDNYNPYDKAGAYGIQEWIGFIAIESMKGSYFNVAGLPVQKLYKELMKL from the coding sequence ATGCTTAAAGAAAAACTAGCGAACCACAACATTATATTGGCTTCTAAATCACCCAGAAGACAACAATTTTTAAAAGACTTAGACCTTCCGTTTACCATTGAATTAAAAGAAGTTGAAGAAATATATCCACCCAAATTACAAGGTGCAGAAATTACTGATTATTTGGCAGATTTAAAATCGAAGCCCTTTACCAACTTAAAAGAAAATGATGTGTTAATTACTTCGGATACCATTGTTTGGTTAAACGGTAAAGCATTGGGAAAGCCAAAAGATAAAGCAGGTGCTTTTAAAATGTTAAGAGCTTTATCAGGGAAAAAACACGAGGTAATTACATCGGTAAGTATTAAAGGAACCAACTTTCAAACCATTTTTAATGATACAACTGATGTGTATTTTAAAGAGTTAACGGATGCTGAGATCAATTACTACATAGATAACTACAATCCTTATGATAAAGCTGGAGCATATGGAATTCAAGAGTGGATCGGTTTTATTGCAATAGAGAGCATGAAAGGAAGCTATTTTAATGTGGCTGGTTTGCCTGTTCAAAAGTTATATAAAGAATTGATGAAATTGTAA
- a CDS encoding transketolase family protein, whose amino-acid sequence MKKYTFTEKKDTRSGFGDGLTELGRTNPNVVALCADLIGSLKMNQFIKENPERFFQIGIAEANMMGIAAGLTIGGKIPFTGTFANFSTGRVYDQIRQSIAYSDKNVKICASHAGLTLGEDGATHQILEDIGLMKMLPGMTVINTCDYNQTKAATIAIANHEGPVYLRFGRPVVPIFMPDYKEEKFVIGKAIQLTEGTDVTIVATGHLVWEALQASEQLEAKGISAEVINIHTIKPLDEEAILKSVAKTGCIVTAEEHNKYGGLGESVARCLATNNPTPQEFIAVNDSFGESGTPAQLMEKYGLTDTSIVAAVEKVIARK is encoded by the coding sequence ATGAAAAAATACACTTTTACCGAGAAAAAAGATACCAGATCTGGATTTGGAGATGGTTTAACAGAGTTAGGGAGAACAAATCCTAACGTAGTTGCTTTATGTGCCGATTTAATTGGTTCTTTAAAAATGAATCAGTTTATTAAAGAAAATCCAGAACGGTTTTTTCAAATCGGAATTGCAGAAGCAAATATGATGGGAATTGCAGCAGGATTAACAATCGGTGGTAAAATTCCGTTTACAGGAACATTCGCTAACTTTTCTACAGGAAGAGTGTATGATCAAATTCGTCAATCGATTGCCTATTCTGATAAAAATGTAAAGATTTGTGCTTCACACGCAGGATTAACTTTGGGAGAAGATGGCGCAACGCATCAAATCTTAGAAGATATTGGATTGATGAAAATGTTGCCAGGAATGACAGTAATTAACACCTGTGATTACAATCAAACCAAAGCCGCAACTATTGCAATTGCTAACCATGAAGGTCCAGTTTATTTACGTTTTGGAAGACCAGTTGTGCCTATTTTTATGCCCGATTATAAAGAAGAAAAATTTGTAATTGGTAAAGCAATTCAATTAACCGAAGGAACCGATGTAACGATTGTTGCAACAGGCCATTTGGTTTGGGAAGCCCTACAAGCATCAGAACAATTAGAAGCAAAAGGAATTAGTGCAGAAGTGATAAACATTCATACTATTAAACCGCTGGATGAAGAAGCTATTTTAAAATCTGTAGCGAAAACAGGTTGTATTGTTACTGCAGAAGAGCATAATAAATACGGAGGGTTGGGAGAAAGTGTTGCAAGATGTTTGGCAACCAACAATCCTACTCCGCAAGAATTTATTGCTGTAAACGATAGTTTTGGAGAGTCTGGTACACCAGCACAATTAATGGAGAAATATGGATTAACAGACACATCTATTGTTGCTGCTGTAGAAAAAGTAATCGCAAGAAAATAA
- a CDS encoding porin family protein, which translates to MKKILLMMCLIFGLSQTASAQFQFGIKGGVNYNNNGDVTFSSAGSDVVNGAKSKSGFHAGLWFRGKIPIIGLYLRPEIVFTQVKSEYLYKGTNTNYDFKKIDVPVLIGTKFLGFANAFIGPSFQYIIDDNFTFSNLSTNDFNKFSVGMQMGFGVELGALGVDVRWERGLSKTEAIFVDNSTNVTVDNRTNQIIFGVSIRL; encoded by the coding sequence ATGAAAAAAATTCTTTTAATGATGTGCTTAATCTTTGGATTAAGTCAAACAGCAAGTGCACAATTCCAATTTGGAATTAAAGGTGGTGTAAATTATAATAACAATGGAGATGTCACTTTTTCTAGTGCAGGAAGTGATGTTGTAAATGGCGCAAAATCTAAATCTGGTTTTCATGCTGGACTTTGGTTTCGTGGAAAAATACCAATAATTGGATTGTATTTAAGACCTGAAATTGTATTTACTCAAGTAAAAAGTGAATACCTTTATAAAGGTACAAATACAAATTATGATTTTAAAAAAATAGATGTTCCTGTACTTATTGGAACAAAATTTTTAGGGTTTGCTAATGCGTTTATTGGTCCATCTTTTCAATATATTATCGATGATAATTTTACGTTCTCTAATTTATCTACAAATGATTTTAATAAGTTTTCTGTAGGAATGCAAATGGGATTTGGAGTTGAGTTGGGAGCTTTAGGTGTGGATGTTCGTTGGGAAAGAGGCTTGTCTAAAACTGAAGCAATTTTTGTTGACAATTCAACAAATGTTACTGTTGACAATAGAACTAATCAAATTATATTTGGTGTCTCAATTAGGTTGTAA
- a CDS encoding FKBP-type peptidyl-prolyl cis-trans isomerase, whose protein sequence is MIKIKNILIVAIASILIYACSSNSPFLPVFDHGAQALKDNDTLVKYLTSHYYDVSIDSIKPIVTGKTALIDDAKLKTQDIVFDNVDYKLYYYLTEQGIPDPVKGNPTVMDSVLTKYQGSQLTTSTVIEVFETQKVATWLTLDAVIKGWSSGFTHFKGGKNITTNGAITYQDTGKGFLFIPSGLGYRNRGNGTIYGNTCLVFRIELLDIVENTDHDNDGLASYLEIVDAVVEPNPTKVDSDGDFIPNYKDADDDNDGTPTIKEDANKDGDPRNDFSDPSNPTLPDYLNPKIK, encoded by the coding sequence ATGATAAAAATAAAAAATATATTAATAGTAGCAATAGCATCTATTTTAATATATGCTTGTAGTAGTAACAGTCCATTTCTTCCAGTATTTGATCATGGAGCTCAAGCTTTAAAAGATAATGATACATTGGTAAAGTATTTAACAAGCCATTATTACGATGTGTCAATAGACTCTATAAAGCCAATTGTAACTGGTAAAACAGCTTTAATAGATGATGCAAAATTAAAAACTCAAGATATTGTTTTTGATAATGTAGATTATAAGTTGTATTATTATTTAACAGAACAAGGTATTCCTGATCCAGTAAAAGGAAACCCAACCGTTATGGATTCTGTTTTAACAAAATACCAAGGTTCTCAACTAACAACATCTACAGTTATAGAAGTTTTTGAGACCCAAAAAGTTGCTACTTGGTTAACTTTAGATGCTGTTATTAAGGGGTGGTCTTCTGGTTTTACTCATTTTAAAGGAGGGAAAAATATCACAACGAATGGAGCTATTACATATCAAGATACTGGAAAAGGATTTTTATTTATTCCTTCTGGTTTGGGTTATAGAAATAGAGGGAATGGAACTATTTATGGAAATACCTGTTTGGTTTTTAGAATTGAATTATTAGATATTGTTGAAAATACAGACCATGATAATGATGGGTTAGCTTCTTACTTAGAAATTGTTGACGCAGTGGTAGAACCTAATCCCACAAAAGTAGATTCTGATGGTGATTTCATTCCTAATTATAAAGATGCAGATGATGATAATGATGGTACGCCTACAATAAAAGAAGATGCAAACAAAGACGGCGATCCAAGAAACGATTTTAGCGATCCAAGTAACCCAACATTACCTGATTATTTGAATCCAAAAATCAAATAG